A window of the Streptomyces formicae genome harbors these coding sequences:
- the thiC gene encoding phosphomethylpyrimidine synthase ThiC has product MTTSDTRTPASSSSEAGKSIGWHKGYVEGSRPDIRVPVRQVHLTNGKDVTLYDTSGPYTDPNVETDVRRGLSALRENWIIGRGDTEEYAGRPVRPEDDGIKHTSPRGGLRNLDAVFPGRPRQPRRGRGGQAVTQLAYARRGEVTPEMEYVAIRENVSPEVVREEIAAGRAVLPANVNHPETEPMIIGKRFLVKVNANIGNSAVTSSIEEEVEKMTWATRWGADTVMDLSTGRNIHTTREWVLRNSPVPIGTVPLYQALEKVDGRAEELSWEIYKDTVIEQAEQGVDYMTVHAGVLLRYVPLTARRKTGIVSRGGSIMAAWCLAHHKESFLYENFEELCEILAAYDVTYSLGDGLRPGSIADANDEAQFAELKTLGELNTIAKRHHVQTMIEGPGHVPMHKIKENIDLQQEICEEAPFYTLGPLTTDVAPAYDHITSGIGAAMIAWWGTAMLCYVTPKEHLGLPNRDDVKTGVITYKIAAHAADLAKGHPGAQEWDDALSDARFEFRWEDQFNLALDPDTAREFHDETLPAEPAKTAHFCSMCGPKFCSMKISQDIRREHGGELKADEIEAGMAEKSAEFAAAGSRVYLPIAD; this is encoded by the coding sequence ATGACCACATCGGACACGCGCACGCCTGCCTCCAGTTCGTCCGAGGCCGGGAAGTCCATCGGCTGGCACAAGGGATACGTCGAGGGCTCGCGCCCCGACATCCGGGTGCCCGTCCGCCAAGTGCACCTCACCAACGGCAAGGACGTGACCCTGTACGACACGTCTGGGCCCTACACCGATCCGAACGTCGAGACCGACGTCCGCCGCGGGCTCTCGGCGCTGCGGGAGAACTGGATCATCGGCCGCGGCGACACCGAGGAGTACGCCGGCCGGCCCGTCCGTCCCGAGGACGACGGGATCAAGCACACCTCGCCGCGCGGCGGGCTGCGCAACCTCGACGCGGTCTTCCCCGGCCGCCCGCGCCAGCCGCGCCGGGGCCGCGGTGGACAGGCCGTGACGCAGCTTGCGTACGCCCGCCGTGGCGAGGTCACGCCGGAGATGGAGTACGTGGCGATCCGGGAGAACGTGTCGCCCGAGGTCGTACGCGAGGAGATCGCCGCCGGGCGCGCGGTCCTTCCGGCGAACGTCAACCACCCGGAGACCGAGCCGATGATCATCGGCAAGCGGTTCCTGGTGAAGGTCAACGCCAACATCGGCAACTCCGCCGTGACCTCCTCCATCGAGGAGGAGGTGGAGAAGATGACCTGGGCGACCCGCTGGGGCGCGGATACGGTCATGGACCTCTCCACCGGCCGCAACATCCACACCACCCGCGAGTGGGTGCTGCGCAACTCCCCCGTGCCGATCGGCACCGTCCCGCTCTACCAGGCGCTGGAGAAGGTCGACGGCCGCGCCGAGGAGCTGAGCTGGGAGATCTACAAGGACACCGTCATCGAGCAGGCGGAGCAGGGCGTCGACTACATGACGGTCCACGCGGGCGTGCTGCTGCGGTACGTGCCCCTGACCGCCCGCCGCAAGACCGGCATCGTCTCGCGCGGCGGCTCGATCATGGCGGCCTGGTGCCTCGCGCACCACAAGGAGTCGTTCCTGTACGAGAACTTCGAGGAGCTCTGCGAGATCCTCGCCGCGTACGACGTCACGTACTCGCTCGGCGACGGCCTGCGGCCCGGCTCGATCGCGGACGCCAACGACGAGGCGCAGTTCGCCGAGTTGAAGACCCTCGGGGAACTCAACACGATCGCCAAGCGTCACCACGTACAGACGATGATCGAGGGCCCGGGACACGTCCCGATGCACAAGATCAAGGAGAACATCGACCTTCAGCAGGAGATCTGCGAAGAGGCGCCCTTCTACACTCTGGGGCCCCTGACGACTGATGTGGCCCCTGCGTACGACCACATCACCAGCGGCATCGGTGCCGCCATGATCGCCTGGTGGGGCACGGCGATGCTCTGCTACGTCACGCCCAAGGAGCACCTGGGCCTGCCGAACCGGGACGACGTCAAGACCGGCGTCATCACCTACAAGATCGCGGCTCATGCCGCCGATCTCGCCAAGGGGCACCCGGGCGCGCAGGAGTGGGACGACGCCCTCTCCGACGCGCGCTTCGAGTTCCGCTGGGAGGACCAGTTCAATCTGGCCCTCGACCCGGACACGGCACGGGAGTTCCACGACGAGACACTGCCGGCGGAGCCGGCCAAGACCGCGCATTTCTGTTCGATGTGCGGGCCGAAGTTCTGCTCGATGAAGATCTCGCAGGACATCAGGCGCGAGCACGGCGGCGAGCTGAAGGCCGACGAGATCGAGGCGGGCATGGCGGAGAAGTCCGCCGAGTTCGCGGCGGCCGGCAGCCGGGTGTACCTGCCGATCGCGGACTGA
- a CDS encoding YibE/F family protein, with product MTSSQQTPEPDGRRPGNTDGRADDRAADRSGIHDHGHAHGHGPAAPVSRHLQRVIAAVLIPFATAVAVGLVVLWPGGAPGHERTGVGFDRQTESAKVVRVEQVPCEDVNAGQVPPTGDTSTPEGREAVNSQQGTCGKATVEVTSGKDTGRTFTEIVQPDSTRQLHEGQGVVVAYAPDAPRDLQYSVADVDRQFPMTLLAGIFAIVVVAVGRMRGVMALIALVISFAVLTLFILPAILQGSNPLVVAVVGASAIMLIALYMCHGLSARTSVAVIGTLISLLLIGLLGSLFIGWAALSGNTDDNTGLIHGLYPGIDMSGLLLAGVIIGSLGVLDDVTVTQTSAVWELHQADSTLGPRGLYRAAIRIGRDHIASVVNTLILAYAGASLPLLLLFSIAESGVGTVANSELVAEEIVRTLVGSIGLVASVPVTTALAALVVSADRPARSAGGAAAAVRGGRGRRRKR from the coding sequence GTGACTTCCTCGCAGCAGACCCCCGAACCGGACGGCCGCAGGCCCGGCAACACGGACGGCCGGGCGGACGACCGGGCCGCCGACCGCTCCGGCATCCACGACCACGGCCATGCGCACGGTCATGGCCCGGCCGCGCCCGTCTCCCGCCACCTCCAGCGGGTCATCGCCGCGGTGCTGATTCCTTTCGCCACCGCCGTGGCGGTGGGGCTCGTCGTCCTCTGGCCGGGCGGCGCGCCGGGCCACGAGCGCACGGGCGTCGGCTTCGACCGGCAGACCGAGTCGGCGAAGGTGGTGAGGGTCGAGCAGGTCCCCTGCGAGGACGTGAACGCCGGGCAGGTGCCGCCGACCGGTGACACCTCGACGCCCGAGGGCCGCGAAGCGGTCAATTCCCAGCAGGGCACGTGCGGGAAGGCGACCGTCGAGGTCACGAGCGGCAAGGACACGGGCCGTACGTTCACCGAGATCGTGCAGCCGGACTCGACGCGCCAACTGCACGAGGGCCAGGGCGTCGTGGTGGCGTACGCGCCCGACGCACCGCGCGATCTGCAGTACTCGGTCGCCGACGTGGACCGGCAGTTCCCGATGACCCTGCTCGCCGGGATCTTCGCGATCGTGGTCGTCGCGGTGGGGCGGATGCGCGGGGTCATGGCGCTGATCGCGCTGGTCATCAGCTTCGCCGTGCTGACGCTGTTCATCCTGCCGGCGATCCTTCAGGGCTCGAATCCGCTGGTCGTCGCCGTGGTCGGGGCGAGCGCGATCATGCTGATCGCCCTCTACATGTGCCACGGCCTGTCCGCCCGGACGTCGGTCGCGGTGATCGGCACACTGATCTCACTGCTGCTGATCGGGCTGCTCGGCTCGCTCTTCATCGGCTGGGCGGCACTGAGCGGGAACACGGACGACAACACCGGTCTGATCCACGGCCTCTATCCGGGAATCGACATGTCCGGTCTGCTGCTGGCGGGCGTGATCATCGGTTCGCTCGGTGTGCTCGACGATGTGACGGTGACCCAGACCTCCGCGGTCTGGGAGCTGCACCAGGCGGACTCGACGCTGGGGCCGCGCGGGCTCTACCGGGCCGCTATCCGGATCGGCCGCGACCACATCGCCTCGGTCGTCAACACGCTCATCCTCGCCTACGCCGGCGCGTCGTTGCCGCTGCTGCTGCTCTTCTCGATCGCGGAGTCCGGTGTGGGTACGGTCGCCAACAGCGAGCTGGTGGCGGAGGAGATCGTACGGACGCTGGTCGGCTCGATCGGCCTGGTCGCGTCCGTACCCGTGACCACCGCGCTCGCGGCTCTGGTCGTCTCCGCCGACCGCCCGGCGCGCTCCGCAGGCGGCGCGGCAGCGGCGGTACGGGGCGGAAGGGGCCGACGCCGCAAGCGCTGA
- a CDS encoding SsgA family sporulation/cell division regulator yields MRESVQAEVLMSFLVSEELSFRIPVELRYETGDPYAVRMTFHLPGDAPVTWAFGRELLLDGINAPSGDGDVHIAPTEPAGLSDVSIRLQVGADRALFRAGAAPLVAFLDRTDKLVPLGQERTLGDFEDHLEEALGRILAENAG; encoded by the coding sequence ATGCGCGAGTCGGTTCAGGCCGAGGTCCTGATGAGCTTCCTGGTCTCCGAGGAGCTCTCGTTCCGGATCCCGGTGGAACTCCGTTATGAGACGGGGGATCCATACGCGGTCCGTATGACCTTCCACCTGCCCGGCGACGCGCCCGTGACCTGGGCCTTCGGCCGCGAGTTGCTGCTCGACGGCATCAACGCGCCCAGCGGGGACGGTGATGTGCACATCGCGCCGACCGAGCCCGCGGGGCTGTCCGACGTTTCCATCCGGCTCCAGGTGGGGGCCGACCGGGCACTGTTCCGGGCGGGCGCTGCACCCCTGGTGGCCTTCCTCGACCGGACCGACAAACTCGTTCCGCTGGGGCAGGAGCGCACGCTGGGCGACTTCGAGGACCACCTGGAGGAGGCGCTCGGGCGCATCCTCGCGGAGAACGCCGGCTGA
- a CDS encoding IclR family transcriptional regulator — MQRALRLLEAVGSHAAGAPAKQLAREAGLPLPTAYHLLRTLTHEGYLRREKGVFVFGEAAVKLAVGGALQNRRSRIEDALVHWRDAIGVPVYFAVYREGEIELVAVADTPYAPAVDEWADFRETGHAHAIGQCLLSQLDERARQDHLDRHPVQAITPYTVRDRRALLERLGSTGRMQPVVERQEYALGTVCAAIPITAGSTAAAIAISLPLHQQERLLPAVDQLRSGIGSLLSSFAFSISI; from the coding sequence GTGCAACGGGCGTTGAGACTGCTGGAGGCCGTGGGCTCCCACGCGGCCGGCGCCCCCGCCAAGCAGCTCGCGCGCGAGGCGGGCCTCCCGCTTCCCACCGCCTACCACCTGCTGCGGACTCTGACGCACGAGGGCTATCTCCGGCGCGAGAAGGGCGTGTTCGTCTTCGGCGAGGCGGCCGTGAAGCTCGCCGTCGGCGGGGCGCTGCAGAATCGTCGCAGCAGGATCGAGGACGCCCTGGTCCACTGGCGCGACGCCATCGGCGTGCCCGTCTACTTCGCCGTCTACCGCGAGGGCGAGATCGAACTCGTCGCCGTCGCGGACACTCCGTACGCGCCCGCGGTGGACGAATGGGCCGACTTCCGCGAGACCGGCCATGCGCACGCGATCGGCCAGTGCCTGCTGAGCCAGCTCGACGAAAGGGCGCGACAGGACCACCTCGACCGCCACCCCGTCCAGGCGATCACGCCGTACACGGTCCGTGACCGCCGCGCCCTGCTGGAACGGCTCGGCTCGACGGGCCGGATGCAACCGGTCGTCGAGCGACAGGAATATGCGCTCGGCACGGTTTGTGCGGCAATTCCGATCACGGCCGGCTCCACGGCCGCCGCCATAGCGATTTCCCTCCCTCTCCATCAGCAAGAGCGGCTGCTGCCCGCTGTTGATCAGCTGCGCAGCGGGATCGGGAGTCTGCTGAGTTCGTTCGCCTTCTCTATCAGTATCTGA
- a CDS encoding DUF5326 family protein — MAVQEILAGMPWWVKWVAIPLIAIVVFGGLIASVIGFVIGLLFKVLVFVALVGGLVYLVRKFTGSSSSSDRDW, encoded by the coding sequence ATGGCGGTGCAGGAGATATTGGCGGGGATGCCCTGGTGGGTGAAGTGGGTCGCGATTCCCTTGATCGCCATCGTCGTTTTCGGCGGGCTTATCGCCAGCGTGATCGGATTCGTGATCGGGCTTCTCTTCAAGGTGCTGGTGTTCGTCGCGCTCGTGGGCGGACTCGTCTATCTCGTACGGAAGTTCACCGGCTCATCCTCGTCGTCGGACCGGGATTGGTAG
- a CDS encoding cupin domain-containing protein — MKAFRLDELEAERAANDGAYLQFLRERNMSAGLYALDAGELDTQQPHGQDEIYLVVSGRASITVGMETTQVGRGSVVYVPAGVAHKFHHVTEDLRVMVVFSPPRADPRAPGFP; from the coding sequence ATGAAGGCATTCCGACTGGACGAGCTGGAGGCGGAGCGCGCCGCCAACGACGGGGCGTACCTGCAGTTCCTTCGCGAGCGGAACATGTCGGCAGGCCTGTACGCCCTCGATGCGGGCGAGCTCGACACCCAGCAGCCGCACGGCCAGGACGAGATCTACCTGGTGGTGAGCGGCCGCGCGTCGATCACCGTCGGGATGGAGACGACGCAGGTCGGTCGCGGCAGTGTCGTCTACGTCCCGGCCGGGGTCGCCCACAAGTTCCACCACGTCACCGAGGACCTTCGGGTCATGGTCGTCTTCTCTCCCCCGAGGGCTGACCCGCGCGCACCGGGGTTTCCCTAG